A genomic window from Gracilinanus agilis isolate LMUSP501 chromosome X, AgileGrace, whole genome shotgun sequence includes:
- the HMGB3 gene encoding high mobility group protein B3 isoform X2 yields MAKGDPKKPKGKMSAYAFFVQTCREEHKKKNPEVPVNFAEFSKKCSERWKTMSGKEKSKFDEMAKADKVRYDREMKDYGPAKGGKKKKDPNAPKRPPSGFFLFCSEFRPKIKSTNPGISIGDVAKKLGEMWNNLSDNEKQPYNNKAAKLKEKYEKNISSLREGSVFPLSP; encoded by the exons ATGGCTAAAGGTGACCCCAAGAAACCGAAGGGCAAGATGTCTGCTTATGCCTTCTTTGTGCAAACTTGCCGGGAAGAGCATAAGAAGAAGAACCCAGAGGTTCCTGTTAACTTTGCGGAATTTTCTAAAAAGTGCTCGGAGAGGTGGAAG ACTATGTCCGGGAAAGAGAAATCCAAGTTTGATGAGATGGCAAAAGCTGATAAGGTACGATATGATAGAGAAATGAAGGACTATGGACCAGCAAAAGGtggcaagaagaagaaggatCCTAATGCACCCAAAAGGCCCCC GTCTGGCTTCTTCCTCTTCTGTTCAGAGTTTCGTCCCAAGATCAAGTCTACAAACCCTGGCATATCCATTGGGGATGTGGCAAAGAAGCTTGGCGAAATGTGGAACAATCTCAGTGACAACGAGAAGCAACCTTACAATAATAAGGCAGCCAAACTGAAGGAGAAATATGAGAAG aacataagctccttgagggaagggtcTGTCTTTCCTTTATCTCCATAG
- the HMGB3 gene encoding high mobility group protein B3 isoform X1, with protein MAKGDPKKPKGKMSAYAFFVQTCREEHKKKNPEVPVNFAEFSKKCSERWKTMSGKEKSKFDEMAKADKVRYDREMKDYGPAKGGKKKKDPNAPKRPPSGFFLFCSEFRPKIKSTNPGISIGDVAKKLGEMWNNLSDNEKQPYNNKAAKLKEKYEKDVADYKSKGKFDGAKGAAKAARKKVEEEDEEDEEDEEEEEDEEDDE; from the exons ATGGCTAAAGGTGACCCCAAGAAACCGAAGGGCAAGATGTCTGCTTATGCCTTCTTTGTGCAAACTTGCCGGGAAGAGCATAAGAAGAAGAACCCAGAGGTTCCTGTTAACTTTGCGGAATTTTCTAAAAAGTGCTCGGAGAGGTGGAAG ACTATGTCCGGGAAAGAGAAATCCAAGTTTGATGAGATGGCAAAAGCTGATAAGGTACGATATGATAGAGAAATGAAGGACTATGGACCAGCAAAAGGtggcaagaagaagaaggatCCTAATGCACCCAAAAGGCCCCC GTCTGGCTTCTTCCTCTTCTGTTCAGAGTTTCGTCCCAAGATCAAGTCTACAAACCCTGGCATATCCATTGGGGATGTGGCAAAGAAGCTTGGCGAAATGTGGAACAATCTCAGTGACAACGAGAAGCAACCTTACAATAATAAGGCAGCCAAACTGAAGGAGAAATATGAGAAG GATGTCGCAGATTATAAGTCGAAAGGGAAGTTCGATGGGGCAAAGGGGGCGGCTAAAGCTGCCCGGAAAAAGGTAGAGGAGGaagacgaggaggacgaggaagacgaggaggaggaggaggatgaagaagaTGACGAATGA